In a genomic window of bacterium:
- a CDS encoding efflux RND transporter permease subunit: protein MNLYEFSVKRPITILMVIIAVFLLGFVSLSRLKIDLLPDITLPVVTVTTVYPGAGPEEVETLITKPLEEAVGTVKNLDEISSYSMEGVSNIMVRFKWGTDIDLGAIDVKEKIDPVIDMLPEEAHRPVISKLDISAMMPVVGIAITGTDLKTLRDLADNVIKRDLEKVTGVAMAAAMGGLEREIRVEVNPSRLKAYGIAIEQVTQAISAENRNLPTGYLRGPKNEYLVRVVGQISNPQELGNITLTIKNGAPILLKDVAEIKDTTKEPTSYSRVNGKPAVVIMVFKQSGANTVDVSDRVQKAMKEIQRQLPPNVSMTLVMDQADYIRKSIKNLEDVALEGAILAVIIIFLFLTTLSSTFVIALSIPISLFVAFIYMFFSKTTLNIVTMGGLVIAIGRIIDDSIVALENIHRHIEMGEPPMKAAVEAMKEVAMPILAATFTTIAAFFPILFVGGMTQQLFSPMVLVFSVALLTSMLVAFFAVPMFSSRILRPISEEKGNGILYKVVNAFQTAYRAVEDIYKGMLAWVLRHRLATIGIGVGSFVLSFFLIPIIGLEYIPALSNVISISVRTPVGTRLEETDKAIAEAEKYMAQVPDFITYTAYCGGGGRGAFALMGTANPSQSGRIMGRLKPFRELKQPVNVTKEWLREKLQRIPNATFSFVEMEAALLGGRGGMADIDVEIRGDDLDTLAQLANDLKERMKKIPGVFGVDLSWTTGAPEYQVIIDREKAKTFGITAGQIGSALYTLLGGQQVTYYREKGKEYDITVQAPASQREWEATLRRMPIFSPVTKSTIPLEMVAKVELKTGPSLITRRQLRRSVDVTASKGNRPLGDIVRDIQRELNQMKFPPGYITAIRGAEESRREAFSGLFIALVAAIFLIYIILASQFESLVHPLVVMTAIPMALIGALLGLLIGGQTLSVLSMLGILMLVGIVISNSVLLVQFINLQKERGLETNEAIMVAGPIRLRPILMTALGTIFAMIPMALAIREGSEMFKPLAIAVLGGLITSTFLTLLFVPAIYSLLDEFSRRRKKAQR, encoded by the coding sequence CCGGATATAACCCTTCCTGTTGTTACGGTGACAACGGTTTATCCCGGAGCGGGACCCGAGGAAGTTGAAACTCTCATCACCAAGCCATTGGAGGAAGCTGTGGGCACTGTCAAAAACCTTGACGAAATTTCCTCTTACTCAATGGAAGGTGTCTCAAATATAATGGTTCGCTTTAAATGGGGGACGGATATAGACCTCGGAGCTATAGATGTGAAGGAAAAGATAGACCCCGTGATAGATATGCTTCCTGAGGAAGCTCATCGCCCAGTTATCAGCAAGCTTGATATTTCAGCTATGATGCCCGTTGTGGGAATCGCTATCACCGGAACTGACCTCAAGACCCTGAGAGATTTAGCCGATAATGTCATCAAAAGGGATTTGGAAAAGGTTACGGGAGTTGCGATGGCAGCTGCTATGGGTGGATTGGAGAGGGAAATAAGGGTGGAAGTTAATCCAAGCAGGTTGAAGGCTTATGGAATAGCTATTGAACAGGTTACACAAGCTATTTCAGCGGAGAATAGAAATCTTCCCACCGGCTATCTTAGGGGTCCAAAGAACGAGTATCTTGTGAGGGTTGTAGGGCAGATATCAAATCCCCAGGAATTGGGCAACATAACCTTGACGATAAAGAACGGTGCACCCATTCTCTTGAAGGATGTAGCGGAGATAAAGGATACAACGAAAGAGCCGACGAGCTACTCAAGGGTAAACGGGAAGCCGGCCGTGGTTATCATGGTTTTTAAACAGTCAGGAGCAAACACAGTAGATGTATCCGATAGAGTGCAAAAGGCTATGAAGGAAATTCAAAGGCAGCTTCCGCCAAATGTTTCTATGACATTAGTGATGGACCAGGCGGATTATATAAGGAAATCCATTAAGAATTTGGAGGATGTGGCTCTGGAAGGAGCTATATTAGCGGTTATCATCATTTTCCTCTTCCTCACCACTTTGAGTAGCACCTTTGTAATAGCTCTATCCATTCCCATATCTCTTTTCGTCGCTTTCATTTACATGTTTTTCAGCAAGACGACTTTAAACATAGTGACTATGGGTGGATTGGTCATCGCTATTGGAAGGATTATAGATGACTCCATAGTTGCTCTGGAGAACATTCATAGGCATATAGAGATGGGCGAACCGCCGATGAAGGCTGCGGTGGAAGCGATGAAGGAAGTAGCTATGCCCATCCTTGCCGCCACCTTCACCACTATAGCTGCTTTCTTCCCCATCCTTTTTGTAGGAGGAATGACCCAACAGCTCTTCTCCCCAATGGTTCTTGTTTTCTCCGTAGCCCTCCTTACCTCGATGCTTGTCGCTTTCTTCGCTGTTCCGATGTTCTCCTCTCGCATTCTCCGCCCGATTTCCGAGGAAAAGGGAAATGGTATACTCTATAAAGTGGTTAACGCATTTCAAACCGCTTATAGAGCTGTAGAGGATATCTATAAAGGAATGTTGGCTTGGGTATTGAGGCACAGGCTAGCTACTATAGGGATTGGAGTTGGTAGCTTTGTCTTGAGCTTTTTCCTCATACCCATCATTGGTCTTGAATATATTCCTGCCTTGAGCAATGTAATCAGCATAAGTGTGAGGACACCAGTGGGGACAAGGTTGGAAGAGACGGATAAAGCGATTGCGGAGGCAGAAAAATATATGGCTCAGGTGCCCGACTTCATTACTTATACCGCCTACTGCGGAGGTGGAGGTAGAGGGGCTTTTGCCCTTATGGGGACTGCTAACCCAAGCCAGTCGGGAAGGATTATGGGTAGATTGAAGCCGTTTAGGGAGTTAAAACAGCCGGTAAATGTCACGAAGGAATGGCTTAGAGAAAAGCTTCAGAGGATACCTAACGCAACATTTAGTTTTGTGGAAATGGAAGCCGCTCTATTAGGTGGAAGAGGGGGGATGGCTGACATTGATGTGGAGATAAGGGGAGATGATTTAGACACGCTGGCTCAATTAGCCAATGATTTGAAGGAGAGGATGAAGAAAATCCCCGGTGTTTTCGGCGTTGACTTGAGCTGGACAACTGGAGCGCCCGAATATCAGGTAATCATAGATAGGGAAAAGGCGAAGACATTTGGGATAACCGCTGGTCAAATAGGGTCTGCACTCTACACTCTTCTTGGTGGTCAGCAGGTGACTTATTATAGAGAAAAGGGGAAGGAGTATGATATAACCGTTCAGGCTCCCGCTTCTCAAAGGGAATGGGAAGCAACGTTGAGGCGTATGCCAATCTTTTCTCCTGTCACAAAATCAACAATCCCTTTGGAGATGGTTGCGAAAGTAGAGCTTAAAACAGGTCCCTCTCTCATAACTCGCAGGCAGCTTCGCCGTTCAGTTGATGTAACAGCTTCAAAGGGCAATAGACCCCTCGGTGATATAGTGAGAGATATCCAAAGAGAGCTTAACCAAATGAAGTTTCCACCTGGTTATATCACGGCGATAAGGGGTGCGGAAGAAAGCAGAAGGGAGGCATTCAGTGGTCTCTTCATAGCCTTGGTCGCCGCTATCTTTCTCATCTATATCATTCTCGCATCCCAATTTGAATCCCTTGTCCATCCTCTCGTGGTGATGACGGCGATTCCAATGGCATTGATTGGTGCTCTCCTTGGGCTTCTTATAGGAGGGCAGACGTTGAGCGTCCTTTCTATGCTCGGGATATTGATGTTGGTCGGTATAGTGATAAGCAACTCGGTTTTGTTGGTTCAATTTATAAATCTTCAGAAGGAGCGAGGGTTGGAGACAAACGAGGCGATAATGGTGGCAGGACCCATAAGGTTGCGTCCCATTTTAATGACAGCTTTGGGCACGATTTTCGCTATGATACCGATGGCTTTGGCGATTAGGGAAGGTTCCGAGATGTTCAAGCCGTTGGCGATTGCGGTTTTGGGTGGATTGATAACATCAACATTCCTCACTCTTCTCTTCGTTCCCGCCATATACAGTTTGCTTGATGAATTCTCAAGGAGAAGAAAGAAGGCTCAAAGATAA
- a CDS encoding trimeric intracellular cation channel family protein translates to MLFISNLIGLVAFSFSGAVKGISKNLDLFGIAVLGLVTALGGGVLRDFMVVRTPIMLKDPLYIGFALLGILLALLTRRWSTSIVEDWGFLLSDAIGLAAFTVSGALVAVEYRMGIIGIIVLGLSTAVGGGIIRDVLAGEIPLILQKEVYASCSICGGFVFWLILYLGGSNTLASTSAMGITLLLRILAIQRRWQLPRFES, encoded by the coding sequence ATGCTTTTCATCTCCAATCTCATAGGCTTAGTAGCTTTCTCTTTTTCAGGAGCTGTCAAGGGAATAAGCAAGAATTTGGACCTTTTCGGAATAGCCGTTTTAGGACTCGTTACCGCTCTCGGTGGGGGCGTTTTAAGGGATTTTATGGTCGTAAGAACGCCAATAATGCTCAAAGACCCTCTTTATATAGGCTTTGCTCTTTTGGGCATCCTCCTTGCCCTCCTCACAAGACGCTGGAGCACCTCAATCGTTGAGGATTGGGGATTTCTTCTCTCCGATGCAATAGGATTAGCCGCTTTCACCGTTAGCGGTGCCTTGGTAGCGGTGGAGTATAGGATGGGTATAATCGGCATAATAGTTTTGGGTCTTTCAACCGCGGTTGGAGGAGGAATCATCAGGGATGTATTAGCGGGAGAAATTCCTTTAATTTTGCAGAAGGAGGTATACGCAAGCTGTTCTATCTGCGGTGGGTTCGTCTTCTGGTTAATTCTATATTTAGGTGGAAGCAATACCCTTGCCTCCACATCAGCAATGGGAATAACCCTTCTCCTTCGGATATTAGCGATTCAAAGAAGATGGCAATTGCCTCGCTTTGAATCATAA
- a CDS encoding radical SAM protein: protein MGGIDNLKSAYPSYLSLYESGELDRRIEEAYKKLEKCNLCPRHCGVNRLRDEKGFCHIGRKAVISSYGAHFGEEAPLVGMSGSGTIFITSCNLGCIFCQNYEISHWRVGEEVDDEEFAKIMLYLQARGCHNINIVTPSHIVPQLLSALKIAIEKGLKLPIVYNTSSYDSLETLRLLEGVVDIYMPDAKFADGNVAKEFCNAPDYPQVMKQAIKEMHRQVGDLVISEEGIAVRGLLVRHLVMPEGLAGTEEICRFIAEEISPHTYINIMAQYRPCYKAVGHPKIGRRITRKEFESALEIARKAGLYRFDEPRWFIF from the coding sequence ATGGGAGGAATTGATAATTTAAAATCTGCTTATCCATCTTATCTCTCCCTCTACGAGAGCGGGGAACTTGACAGAAGAATAGAAGAAGCTTACAAAAAATTGGAGAAGTGTAATCTTTGTCCAAGGCATTGCGGAGTCAATCGTTTAAGAGATGAGAAGGGCTTCTGCCATATAGGTAGGAAGGCGGTCATATCTTCTTATGGAGCACATTTCGGAGAGGAAGCTCCCCTCGTTGGTATGAGTGGCTCAGGAACAATTTTCATAACGAGTTGTAATCTCGGCTGCATTTTCTGTCAAAATTACGAGATTAGTCATTGGAGGGTAGGGGAGGAGGTGGATGATGAGGAATTCGCCAAAATTATGCTGTATCTCCAAGCGAGGGGATGCCACAACATCAATATCGTCACTCCAAGCCATATCGTTCCTCAGCTTCTCTCCGCTCTGAAGATAGCAATAGAAAAGGGGTTGAAGTTACCCATAGTTTACAATACGAGCTCCTATGATTCCCTTGAAACACTTAGGCTTCTGGAAGGGGTAGTGGATATTTATATGCCTGACGCAAAGTTCGCTGATGGGAATGTAGCAAAGGAGTTCTGTAATGCCCCGGATTATCCTCAAGTGATGAAGCAGGCAATAAAGGAAATGCATAGGCAAGTAGGGGATTTGGTGATAAGTGAGGAAGGAATAGCGGTGAGAGGGCTTTTGGTAAGGCACTTGGTTATGCCAGAGGGACTGGCGGGAACGGAAGAGATATGCAGGTTCATAGCGGAGGAAATCTCTCCTCATACTTACATAAACATAATGGCGCAATATCGCCCCTGCTATAAAGCGGTTGGGCATCCGAAGATAGGAAGGAGGATAACGAGAAAGGAGTTTGAATCCGCTCTTGAAATCGCAAGAAAGGCGGGATTATACAGGTTTGACGAACCACGTTGGTTTATTTTTTAG
- the surE gene encoding 5'/3'-nucleotidase SurE, translated as MPIVLTNDDGLLSPSLLPLWEELRELGEVAIVVPSQEKSASSHAVTLHQPLVARETFLGEKVKAFAVDGTPADCIMLSARALFKDIKLVISGINIGPNLGWDIFYSGTVGAAREGAMQGISSFSISLNCEGEGKHLDTAIFIAKKITSFLLQNPLPPHTFLNVNVPDVGREDLMGVELTRLGKRTYPSPIRKIYEEGKKLVYWIGGETPVDELEEGTDVYAIAQRKVSITPLGLDLTSGEALSLLRNVRWEELII; from the coding sequence TTGCCCATAGTCTTGACTAACGATGATGGGCTCCTCTCTCCTTCCCTCCTCCCTTTATGGGAGGAATTAAGGGAACTGGGAGAGGTTGCAATAGTGGTTCCAAGCCAGGAGAAAAGCGCATCTTCCCACGCAGTTACTCTCCATCAACCATTGGTTGCGAGGGAAACATTTTTGGGAGAAAAGGTCAAAGCCTTCGCCGTTGACGGAACCCCTGCGGATTGCATTATGTTATCCGCACGAGCTTTATTTAAAGATATCAAGCTCGTAATCTCTGGGATAAATATTGGACCAAATCTCGGCTGGGATATATTTTATTCGGGGACCGTTGGGGCAGCCAGGGAAGGAGCAATGCAGGGGATAAGCTCCTTCTCGATTTCCCTAAACTGCGAGGGCGAGGGAAAACATCTTGACACTGCTATCTTCATCGCGAAGAAAATAACCTCTTTCCTCCTTCAAAATCCCTTGCCCCCTCATACTTTCTTGAATGTGAATGTCCCGGATGTGGGAAGGGAGGATTTGATGGGAGTTGAGCTAACTCGCTTGGGGAAGAGGACATATCCATCGCCAATCAGAAAGATTTACGAAGAGGGAAAGAAATTAGTCTATTGGATAGGAGGAGAAACCCCTGTAGATGAGTTGGAGGAGGGGACGGATGTATATGCTATCGCTCAAAGGAAGGTATCAATCACGCCTTTGGGTCTTGATTTGACATCTGGAGAAGCCCTCAGCCTCCTGAGGAATGTAAGATGGGAGGAATTGATAATTTAA
- a CDS encoding phosphoglycerate dehydrogenase — protein MPKILVSDQISEKGLEILRQEMEVDYLPGLSKEEIIARIPQYDAMMVRSGTKVTREIIEAGVNLKIIGRAGVGVDNIDVETATRRGIVVVNSPGGNTRAAAEHTIALLLALARNIPQAHMSLKQGEWKRSKFMGMEVFGKKLGIIGLGRIGREVARRAQGLGMEVIAYDPYISDEVAERMNIRLVDLPTLLETADVVTVHTPLTKETKHLIGEEELRMMKRGAKLINTARGGIIDEMSLVKAIEEGIIGGAAIDVFEQEPPPPDHPLLKLDQVIVTPHLGASTVEAQEYVAVDVAEQIVNFFKGIPPSSPVNLPVLPAEVLSFIQPYIPLMEKMGRLLAAIGGKRISKIEVSYQGEIGEVETSPLTRSLLKGILEPVLSLPVNLVNAPIIAESRGISVLETKSTTPSEYTNLATATIYGDNEVRKVGGTVIGKGEPRIVNIDGYRVDFVPEGIILLTSHIDKPGIIGKVGTILGKNDINIAGMNVGREEKRGKAVMVLSVDESIPQDVLREIEKIEGIEKAWVVEF, from the coding sequence TTGCCGAAAATACTTGTGTCAGACCAGATTTCCGAGAAGGGCTTGGAAATACTTCGCCAGGAGATGGAGGTTGATTATCTTCCAGGGCTCTCCAAGGAGGAGATTATCGCAAGGATTCCTCAATATGATGCTATGATGGTGAGGAGCGGGACGAAAGTCACTAGGGAGATAATTGAAGCGGGGGTTAATTTGAAGATAATAGGGCGAGCAGGGGTAGGGGTTGATAATATAGATGTTGAAACTGCGACTCGGAGAGGCATTGTCGTCGTCAATTCCCCGGGAGGGAATACAAGGGCAGCAGCTGAACACACTATTGCCCTCCTCCTGGCTTTAGCGAGGAACATCCCTCAAGCTCATATGTCGCTCAAACAAGGGGAATGGAAAAGAAGTAAGTTTATGGGTATGGAGGTGTTCGGGAAAAAGCTTGGGATAATCGGTCTGGGAAGGATAGGAAGGGAAGTTGCGAGAAGGGCGCAGGGATTGGGAATGGAAGTGATCGCCTATGACCCTTACATATCGGATGAAGTTGCTGAGAGAATGAATATTCGCCTCGTTGACCTACCGACTTTGCTCGAAACCGCCGATGTAGTCACAGTTCATACACCCCTTACCAAGGAAACAAAACATCTCATCGGTGAGGAAGAATTAAGGATGATGAAGAGGGGCGCGAAGTTGATAAACACGGCAAGAGGAGGAATAATTGATGAGATGTCCCTTGTAAAGGCGATAGAGGAAGGGATAATAGGAGGCGCCGCAATAGATGTGTTTGAACAGGAGCCGCCGCCACCCGACCACCCGCTATTAAAACTTGACCAGGTGATAGTAACTCCCCATCTCGGTGCCTCAACAGTGGAAGCGCAGGAGTATGTAGCGGTTGATGTCGCCGAGCAAATCGTCAATTTCTTCAAAGGCATACCTCCATCCAGCCCGGTTAACCTTCCCGTTCTCCCAGCTGAGGTTCTTTCCTTCATTCAACCCTATATCCCACTAATGGAGAAAATGGGGAGGCTTTTAGCTGCCATCGGAGGCAAAAGGATTAGCAAAATAGAGGTTTCATATCAAGGAGAGATAGGGGAGGTGGAAACAAGCCCCCTTACCCGCTCCCTATTGAAGGGAATACTGGAACCCGTCCTTTCCCTCCCTGTGAATTTAGTAAACGCCCCCATTATCGCGGAGAGCAGAGGGATAAGCGTCCTTGAGACGAAAAGCACGACCCCCTCGGAATACACCAACCTTGCTACGGCAACTATATATGGTGATAATGAGGTTAGGAAGGTCGGCGGAACGGTTATAGGGAAGGGCGAGCCACGCATAGTCAATATAGATGGATATAGAGTTGATTTCGTTCCAGAAGGAATAATCCTCCTCACCTCCCACATTGACAAGCCGGGAATCATAGGAAAGGTGGGAACGATTTTGGGCAAAAACGACATAAACATAGCGGGAATGAATGTTGGCAGGGAGGAGAAGAGAGGAAAAGCCGTAATGGTGCTTAGTGTTGATGAGAGCATTCCTCAGGATGTCTTGCGGGAAATAGAGAAGATAGAGGGAATTGAAAAAGCTTGGGTAGTGGAGTTTTAA
- a CDS encoding alanine--glyoxylate aminotransferase family protein, with amino-acid sequence MRLFIPGPTPITPEVQKVLSSPMINHRGPEYEALQSEIIENLKRVFKTSNPVIVFPSAGTGGMEAAVVNFLSPGDKVICASIGVFGDRFASIAKAFGAKVVKLDFEWGKAIDPDRLKECLDENPDAKALLMTHNETSTGVTNNLKEIKEAIGDREILWIVDSISSLVAIDLPTDELGIDVVVGGSQKAFMIPPGLSFLCVSQRALEKAESARMPRFYFDVKSMLKSMERNQTPYTPALPQLFALREALRQILEEGLENVQRRHQLVGETIRRGVKAMGLKLFGDEKYASNTVSAIYNPEGIDVRKLRSLLRTKFGVVLAGGQGAIQNTIFRIGHLGYVDVIDALVALSALEMGLKMMGYPLELGKAVKEAEEFIAREVQ; translated from the coding sequence ATGAGACTGTTCATACCCGGTCCCACTCCCATAACGCCGGAGGTCCAAAAGGTTTTATCCAGCCCAATGATAAATCATAGGGGACCGGAGTACGAGGCTTTACAAAGCGAGATTATAGAGAACCTCAAGAGGGTTTTCAAGACCTCCAATCCGGTTATCGTCTTCCCTTCGGCTGGCACTGGAGGAATGGAAGCAGCTGTGGTGAATTTTCTATCTCCCGGGGATAAGGTGATTTGTGCCAGCATAGGCGTATTCGGAGATAGGTTTGCATCTATTGCGAAAGCCTTTGGAGCGAAAGTAGTTAAATTGGATTTTGAGTGGGGGAAAGCGATTGACCCGGATAGATTAAAGGAATGCCTTGACGAGAATCCCGATGCAAAAGCTCTCTTAATGACTCATAATGAAACATCAACGGGCGTTACCAACAACCTCAAAGAGATAAAAGAAGCTATAGGAGATAGGGAAATCCTCTGGATTGTTGACTCTATAAGCTCACTTGTGGCAATTGATTTACCGACAGATGAATTGGGTATTGATGTAGTAGTTGGAGGCTCCCAGAAAGCTTTTATGATACCTCCTGGACTCTCCTTCCTCTGCGTCAGCCAAAGAGCCTTGGAGAAGGCTGAGAGTGCCCGAATGCCTCGCTTTTATTTTGATGTAAAATCTATGCTCAAATCAATGGAACGAAACCAAACTCCCTATACTCCTGCATTGCCCCAACTTTTCGCCCTCAGAGAGGCGCTGAGACAGATATTGGAGGAAGGTTTGGAAAACGTTCAAAGGAGACATCAGCTCGTGGGGGAAACGATAAGAAGAGGGGTGAAAGCGATGGGTTTGAAGCTTTTTGGAGACGAGAAATATGCCTCCAATACTGTTTCAGCTATATATAATCCAGAGGGCATAGATGTAAGAAAACTCCGCTCCCTTTTAAGAACGAAATTTGGCGTCGTCTTAGCGGGAGGGCAAGGAGCAATTCAAAACACAATTTTCCGCATTGGACATCTCGGCTACGTTGATGTGATAGATGCTCTGGTCGCGCTATCTGCTCTGGAAATGGGCTTGAAGATGATGGGTTATCCACTGGAATTAGGGAAAGCAGTTAAGGAAGCGGAGGAATTTATAGCAAGGGAGGTGCAATGA
- a CDS encoding YjbQ family protein, with translation MVYSSEFSIRTRDKKELLDITSQVREEVAKSGIKNGIAIVFVPHATAALYLNEHEGGLMRDVLSFLGEIIPENRAYLHNRIDDNATAHLGSIIFKPFVVMPLTGGRLDVGTWQNVFLIEMDGPRTRRVIIKVIGE, from the coding sequence ATGGTCTATTCTTCCGAATTCTCAATTAGAACAAGGGATAAAAAGGAACTCCTTGATATAACCTCACAGGTAAGGGAGGAAGTGGCTAAGAGCGGCATAAAGAACGGAATAGCAATAGTTTTCGTTCCTCACGCTACAGCCGCCCTTTACCTCAACGAGCACGAAGGAGGATTAATGCGAGATGTCCTTTCCTTCCTTGGGGAGATAATCCCCGAAAATCGTGCCTATTTGCATAACCGCATAGATGACAACGCTACCGCTCATTTAGGCTCAATAATTTTCAAGCCATTCGTCGTTATGCCCTTAACGGGAGGCAGATTGGATGTTGGAACTTGGCAAAATGTTTTCCTTATAGAAATGGACGGTCCCCGCACTCGCAGGGTTATTATTAAAGTAATCGGTGAATAA
- a CDS encoding glycoside hydrolase family 3 C-terminal domain-containing protein, which produces MEERINELISNLSIEEKVAQLCSVGGEHLLDYERFAEEKAEELLKNGMGEISYILRHLDPDKGVEIGNEVQKFALEKTKSKIPIIIHDECLHGCMAKKSTSFPQSIALASSWDPDMVYEVAKVIGKETRARGIHQALSPTINIARDVRHGRVEETYGEDPYLTSRMAVAFIKGLQSEKVIATPKHYAADFAGDGGRDSSATYFSERTLREIFFPAFKASIEEAKAWSIMAAYNSISGVPSSSNKWLLTDVLRGEWGFEGFVVSDYGSVWGLYGAHRVAETLAEAGKLALEAGLDVELPHAICFPELVKLLKEGTVSEDVLNEAVRRVLRAKFWLGLFENPFSDPGYARQICDCDEHREMALRVAERCIVLLKNNGILPLQKDISSIAVIGPNANEARLGGYSGYGMKVVTPLEGIIRKLGKGTKVYYAEGCKVRDYSKDGFSKAVSAASKADVAILVMGNSDETEGEGRDRCDLDLPGVQEDLIKAVVDTGTPVIVVLINGSAITMSKWIGYVDAVLEAWYPGEEGGNAIANVIFGDYNPGGKLPLTFPRYTGQVPLYYNYRPCIRSLDYVEVRGRQPLFPFGFGLSYTSFNYKNLMVSPRVSSRGDTIRVTVEVENTGKYEGDEVVQLYLKDKVSRIVRPVLELKRFKRIHLKPGECQKVEFLLGEEDLAFWGEDLKPVVEPGQFEVLVGGNSEQGLRATFEVK; this is translated from the coding sequence ATGGAGGAAAGAATAAACGAGCTTATTTCTAATCTGAGCATAGAGGAGAAGGTAGCTCAGCTCTGTTCTGTTGGCGGTGAGCATTTGTTGGATTACGAGAGGTTCGCTGAGGAGAAGGCGGAAGAGCTCTTGAAAAACGGTATGGGGGAGATAAGCTATATCCTTCGCCATTTGGACCCCGATAAGGGAGTAGAGATAGGGAACGAGGTGCAAAAATTTGCCCTTGAGAAGACTAAATCCAAGATTCCCATCATAATTCACGACGAATGCCTTCATGGTTGTATGGCAAAGAAATCCACCAGCTTTCCCCAGTCAATTGCCTTGGCAAGCAGTTGGGACCCCGATATGGTTTATGAGGTGGCGAAGGTTATTGGAAAGGAGACAAGAGCAAGGGGAATCCATCAAGCTCTTTCTCCCACCATAAATATCGCGAGAGATGTCAGACATGGTAGGGTTGAGGAGACATATGGTGAGGACCCTTATTTGACATCCAGGATGGCGGTAGCTTTTATCAAGGGTCTCCAGAGCGAGAAGGTTATCGCCACGCCAAAACATTACGCAGCTGATTTCGCCGGCGATGGAGGAAGGGACAGCAGCGCCACCTATTTCTCGGAGAGAACCCTGCGGGAAATCTTCTTCCCCGCTTTCAAAGCGAGCATAGAGGAAGCAAAGGCTTGGTCGATAATGGCAGCTTATAATTCCATAAGTGGGGTGCCCTCTTCCTCCAATAAATGGCTTCTCACAGATGTTCTTAGGGGAGAATGGGGATTTGAGGGGTTCGTCGTCTCGGATTACGGTTCGGTATGGGGGTTATATGGCGCTCATAGGGTAGCGGAAACCTTAGCTGAGGCAGGGAAGCTCGCTCTTGAAGCGGGTTTGGATGTGGAGTTGCCCCATGCGATTTGCTTCCCTGAGCTTGTTAAGCTCTTGAAGGAAGGCACAGTGTCCGAGGATGTTTTGAATGAGGCGGTTAGAAGAGTTCTCAGGGCTAAGTTTTGGTTGGGGCTCTTTGAAAATCCTTTCTCCGACCCAGGGTATGCGAGGCAAATCTGCGATTGCGACGAGCATAGGGAAATGGCATTGAGGGTAGCTGAGAGGTGCATTGTCCTCTTGAAGAACAACGGAATCCTCCCACTGCAGAAGGATATCTCATCCATCGCTGTCATAGGTCCTAATGCAAACGAGGCGAGGTTAGGTGGATATAGTGGCTATGGAATGAAGGTTGTCACTCCCCTTGAGGGGATAATAAGGAAGTTAGGCAAAGGGACGAAGGTTTATTATGCTGAAGGGTGCAAGGTAAGGGATTATTCCAAGGATGGCTTTTCTAAGGCTGTTTCCGCTGCGAGCAAAGCTGATGTGGCGATTTTGGTTATGGGCAACTCAGATGAAACTGAAGGAGAAGGAAGGGATAGATGCGACCTTGATTTGCCCGGCGTTCAGGAGGATTTGATAAAGGCAGTAGTGGATACGGGGACTCCCGTTATCGTCGTGCTTATAAATGGGAGCGCTATAACGATGAGCAAATGGATAGGCTATGTTGATGCTGTTTTGGAGGCTTGGTATCCGGGAGAGGAAGGCGGAAACGCAATCGCGAATGTCATCTTCGGCGATTATAACCCCGGTGGCAAGCTTCCCCTCACCTTCCCAAGATATACAGGTCAGGTCCCCCTCTATTATAATTACAGACCCTGCATTAGAAGCCTTGATTATGTGGAAGTCAGAGGAAGACAACCGCTTTTCCCCTTCGGCTTCGGTTTGAGTTACACAAGCTTCAACTATAAGAACTTGATGGTTTCACCGAGGGTTTCCTCGAGAGGAGACACAATAAGAGTAACTGTTGAAGTGGAAAACACCGGGAAATATGAAGGGGATGAGGTAGTCCAACTCTACTTAAAGGATAAGGTAAGCAGGATTGTTAGACCGGTTTTGGAGCTTAAGAGATTCAAGAGGATACATTTGAAACCTGGGGAATGCCAGAAGGTAGAGTTCTTGCTTGGCGAGGAGGATTTGGCATTTTGGGGTGAGGATTTGAAGCCAGTGGTTGAGCCTGGTCAGTTTGAGGTTTTGGTTGGAGGGAACTCCGAGCAGGGATTGAGGGCGACATTTGAAGTAAAATAA